In Corylus avellana chromosome ca2, CavTom2PMs-1.0, the following proteins share a genomic window:
- the LOC132168738 gene encoding polypyrimidine tract-binding protein homolog 2-like isoform X1, with the protein MCVCLLSPFLNTGSFFPTLPPQLPIPTILMLFSAFGFVQKIITFEKAGFQALVQFSDTETASSAKNARDGRSIPSYLLPDDVGPCTTRITYSAHTDLSVKFQSHQSRDYTDADLPIAPSVIDRSGQSTVVLDGKKLEPESNVLLASIDNMQNAGTLDVLHMDALASAKVSPPIGARIQVSTSEMKDSFIQEYLNVLNTANKESLKRLKGIGEKRATYILELRDEIPEPFKSLDDLKEIGLSEKQIQGLMKRWVQSLFDR; encoded by the exons ATGTGTGTTTGTCTCCTTTCTCCTTTCCTTAACACTGGCTCTTTCTTCCCTACTCTTCCTCCTCAACTTCCTATACCTACCATTCTAATG CTTTTTTCAGCTTTTGGATTTGTGCAAAAGATTATAACCTTTGAGAAAGCCGGATTCCAG GCGCTGGTACAATTTTCAGATACAGAGACAGCCTCTTCTGCGAAGAATGCCCGTGATGGAAGAAGCATTCCTAG TTATCTTCTTCCTGATGATGTGGGACCATGTACTACTAGGATCACATATTCTGCCCACACAGATTTGAGCGTGAAATTCCAGAGCCACCAGAGCAG GGACTACACTGATGCTGACCTTCCTATTGCTCCATCAGTCATTGACAGAAGTGGTCAG TCAACGGTGGTGTTGGATGGGAAAAAATTAGAACCAGAGAGCAATGTTCTTCTTGCATCTATTGATAACATGCAGAATGCTGGCACCTTGGACGTTTTACACATG gATGCTCTCGCTAGCGCAAAAGTTTCACCACCAATCGGTGCAAGAATACAAGTGTCAACTTCTGAAATGAAG GACTCCTTTATTCAAGAATATCTTAATGTTCTAAATACAGCAAACAA GGAGAGCTTGAAAAGACTAAAGGGAATTGGAGAGAAGAGGGCTACCTATATTCTTGAACTTCGTGACGAAATACCCGAACCATTTAAGAGT CTTGATGATCTGAAAGAAATTGGACTTTCAGAAAAGCAG ATACAGGGATTAATGAAAAGGTGGGTGCAGAGCTTATTTGATAGATAA
- the LOC132168738 gene encoding polypyrimidine tract-binding protein homolog 2-like isoform X2: MADVAGNVLLVTIEGDDACLVNIDELHLLFSAFGFVQKIITFEKAGFQALVQFSDTETASSAKNARDGRSIPSYLLPDDVGPCTTRITYSAHTDLSVKFQSHQSRDYTDADLPIAPSVIDRSGQSTVVLDGKKLEPESNVLLASIDNMQNAGTLDVLHMDALASAKVSPPIGARIQVSTSEMKDSFIQEYLNVLNTANKESLKRLKGIGEKRATYILELRDEIPEPFKSLDDLKEIGLSEKQIQGLMKRWVQSLFDR; the protein is encoded by the exons ATGGCAGATGTTGCTGGAAATGTACTGCTGGTAACAATAGAGGGCGACGATGCATGCCTTGTCAACATCGATGAGTTACACTTG CTTTTTTCAGCTTTTGGATTTGTGCAAAAGATTATAACCTTTGAGAAAGCCGGATTCCAG GCGCTGGTACAATTTTCAGATACAGAGACAGCCTCTTCTGCGAAGAATGCCCGTGATGGAAGAAGCATTCCTAG TTATCTTCTTCCTGATGATGTGGGACCATGTACTACTAGGATCACATATTCTGCCCACACAGATTTGAGCGTGAAATTCCAGAGCCACCAGAGCAG GGACTACACTGATGCTGACCTTCCTATTGCTCCATCAGTCATTGACAGAAGTGGTCAG TCAACGGTGGTGTTGGATGGGAAAAAATTAGAACCAGAGAGCAATGTTCTTCTTGCATCTATTGATAACATGCAGAATGCTGGCACCTTGGACGTTTTACACATG gATGCTCTCGCTAGCGCAAAAGTTTCACCACCAATCGGTGCAAGAATACAAGTGTCAACTTCTGAAATGAAG GACTCCTTTATTCAAGAATATCTTAATGTTCTAAATACAGCAAACAA GGAGAGCTTGAAAAGACTAAAGGGAATTGGAGAGAAGAGGGCTACCTATATTCTTGAACTTCGTGACGAAATACCCGAACCATTTAAGAGT CTTGATGATCTGAAAGAAATTGGACTTTCAGAAAAGCAG ATACAGGGATTAATGAAAAGGTGGGTGCAGAGCTTATTTGATAGATAA
- the LOC132168738 gene encoding uncharacterized protein LOC132168738 isoform X3 has product MVFSPTSMDCMAVTWCACIQTGHHWTVRQHLWTILYVENVLCRTFECYLLPDDVGPCTTRITYSAHTDLSVKFQSHQSRDYTDADLPIAPSVIDRSGQSTVVLDGKKLEPESNVLLASIDNMQNAGTLDVLHMDALASAKVSPPIGARIQVSTSEMKDSFIQEYLNVLNTANKESLKRLKGIGEKRATYILELRDEIPEPFKSLDDLKEIGLSEKQIQGLMKRWVQSLFDR; this is encoded by the exons ATGGTATTTAGTCCAACTTCTATGGACTGCATGGCTGTTACGTGGTGCGCATGCATTCAGACTGGTCACCATTGGACCGTTAGACAACATTTGTG GACCATTCTTTATGTAGAAAATGTGCTATGTCGGACCTTTGAATG TTATCTTCTTCCTGATGATGTGGGACCATGTACTACTAGGATCACATATTCTGCCCACACAGATTTGAGCGTGAAATTCCAGAGCCACCAGAGCAG GGACTACACTGATGCTGACCTTCCTATTGCTCCATCAGTCATTGACAGAAGTGGTCAG TCAACGGTGGTGTTGGATGGGAAAAAATTAGAACCAGAGAGCAATGTTCTTCTTGCATCTATTGATAACATGCAGAATGCTGGCACCTTGGACGTTTTACACATG gATGCTCTCGCTAGCGCAAAAGTTTCACCACCAATCGGTGCAAGAATACAAGTGTCAACTTCTGAAATGAAG GACTCCTTTATTCAAGAATATCTTAATGTTCTAAATACAGCAAACAA GGAGAGCTTGAAAAGACTAAAGGGAATTGGAGAGAAGAGGGCTACCTATATTCTTGAACTTCGTGACGAAATACCCGAACCATTTAAGAGT CTTGATGATCTGAAAGAAATTGGACTTTCAGAAAAGCAG ATACAGGGATTAATGAAAAGGTGGGTGCAGAGCTTATTTGATAGATAA